The following coding sequences lie in one Rutidosis leptorrhynchoides isolate AG116_Rl617_1_P2 chromosome 6, CSIRO_AGI_Rlap_v1, whole genome shotgun sequence genomic window:
- the LOC139853438 gene encoding uncharacterized protein, translating to MKEELYNNFPIYKNMFDIEADSLLESLEFVGSPCPPRYWMKMPYGGILIANKFGVIFHCLSMRESTTFFPLWNGPEEFQHHRVVTIAHVNNGMHFVAVELQGDYPMPPTTPFWHESNISDSAATWKTIYMSRLQQFTQFSPRKTSFGGDISD from the coding sequence ATGAAAGAAGAGCTATACAACAATTTTCCTATCTACAAAAACATGTTTGACATTGAAGCCGATTCCTTGTTAGAATCTCTTGAATTTGTTGGGTCGCCTTGTCCACCAAGATACTGGATGAAAATGCCCTACGGTGGTATACTGATTGCCAATAAGTTTGGAGTAATCTTCCACTGTTTAAGCATGCGAGAAAGTACAACTTTTTTCCCATTATGGAATGGTCCAGAAGAGTTTCAACATCACAGAGTTGTTACAATTGCCCACGTAAATAATGGTATGCATTTTGTCGCGGTGGAATTACAAGGTGATTACCCAATGCCTCCAACTACCCCTTTTTGGCATGAAAGCAACATTAGTGATTCTGCAGCTACATGGAAAACAATTTATATGTCACGCTTACAACAGTTTACCCAGTTTTCCCCTCGTAAAACTAGTTTTGGCGGTGATATAAGTGATTAA